In the Candidatus Palauibacter australiensis genome, CGCCGTGCTAACCGGAGCCACCCGCAGCAACTCGGCGCGGGCGCGGGCGCCCCACGGTTCCTGCGCCATTTCAGGGGTGTCGATGGAGAGGAGTCGGATTTCCCGGCCATCGGCGCACCGGACGGAATCTCCGTCGATCACGAAGGACAGGACGCAGTCCCCGCTCGTCATGGGAGGCGGCGGGGGCGGGGGCGGCGTCGACTCCGAGCACCGCACCGCCGCGAGGGCGGCGAAGATGACCGCAACCGCGATACCGGAGCGGCGGACCTCCCGGCGCGACCCCGCGATCCCGCCCGGGGTTACGGGCCGAACCGGGTCACGGACCGACCCGAACCGTCCGCACCTCATCGGTCCCCAGATGACGGCCATCGGCGTTCACGTACCAGCCCCGCAGTCGCGGCAGGCGCAGTCCGCTGTCTCCGGTCAGGCCCTCAAAGGTGATGTACTCGCCGTCGTTCGCGCTCTCTTCGTGGTAGAAGCGGCACCCCACGAGCTGCGCCGTCGCAGGATCGAAGTAGAAGTACCACGTGTCGCCGCCGGTATCCGGGTCGTAGGTGACCCGGACGGCGTGGACCTCCCGGTCCATGAAGGCGGTCTCGATGACATCGTGATCGAGATGGGAGCCGGGGTCGGAGATCTTCATCGGAAGACCCGCCAGGAACCCGTAGTAGCTGCGCCAGAACATCCCGTCCTCTCGATGGAGGCGCATGCGCTCGCGGTCCGCGTCGGGGAGGTCCGCCTGCGCGACCCCGTCCACGGACGCGGACCAGCCATCGGCCGTCGTCTCGTACTCGATCGCGGACCCTCGATAGCGGCCCGCGAGGGCGAAGTCGCGCTCGTCCGCGCCGAACTCCAGGTCGACGGCGACGCGTTCCCCGCCCTCTCCGTCGGTCCCGACCCACGACATCGAGATCGACCGGCTGCCCCAGACCCCGTCCGGATCGTGGAAGGCCACCGATCGCGCCACGAGTTCCTGCGCCGGGGTGAGATCGGTTGCCGCCGCCGAACCGGAGGCGTCCTCGTCCGCCGCGGGACGAGGGGCGCAGGCGGCGACGAGCAGGACGAGCCCGGCCCGGGACGCGGCGCTGAAAGCGGACCGGCACGCCAGTCCGGACGCCGGTCGGAACACAGAGTGAGTTTTCATGTCCCGATACTAGCAACCCGCGCTGAAATGCCGCTACATTCGGGCGATTCGCCACTTTCCACTCTCGGAGGAAATTCCATGCGGCGTGACATGACATCGAACGGGTTTCGGACCGCGGCGGCCTTGCTCCTGGCGCCGCTCGCCCTCGCCTGCGCGGGCGACGCGGGAGAGCACGCGGAGAGCGACGAGGAGGGCGTGCACGAGGCTCCGGAAACGACCGAGGCGGCCGGCACGCCCGAGGGTGTAATCACGGATCTCCGGGAGATTGCGTTCGCCGACGAACTCGCGGTCGACCTCGATGCGATGGAGGAGACCGAGAGCGGCCTCTTCATCCAGGTGCTGCAGGAGGGGAGCGGACCGCCGG is a window encoding:
- a CDS encoding DUF6503 family protein, which gives rise to MKTHSVFRPASGLACRSAFSAASRAGLVLLVAACAPRPAADEDASGSAAATDLTPAQELVARSVAFHDPDGVWGSRSISMSWVGTDGEGGERVAVDLEFGADERDFALAGRYRGSAIEYETTADGWSASVDGVAQADLPDADRERMRLHREDGMFWRSYYGFLAGLPMKISDPGSHLDHDVIETAFMDREVHAVRVTYDPDTGGDTWYFYFDPATAQLVGCRFYHEESANDGEYITFEGLTGDSGLRLPRLRGWYVNADGRHLGTDEVRTVRVGP